Proteins encoded together in one Chitinophaga sp. LS1 window:
- a CDS encoding outer membrane beta-barrel protein — protein sequence MLLCILSGNLYAQNHPHTVGGNVKDENNQPIPYASVALLSLVDSSIVKMAMADSAGHFLFTDVARGNYLLVAKMIGYTDNKDTKVAYLDENSPLILDNILLAQERKTIKEVVVTSRKPVIEVKPDRTVINVAGTINASGTSAFELLRKSPGIRIMNEDDIQINGKKGMLVYLDGTLVNLSGKELSDLLKHIQSSNVATIEIITNPSAKYDAAGNAGIISIKTKKDVNVGWNGTVSLTTNFGRYMPKYDAGASLNYRSKKVNVYGNYNFANSNNRTSLEYLRQQADVNGENTHFDQYFTNLVHNRIHNFKAGADFFATKNSRFSLMMDGNIADYSANSNSTTSIYHTGRDLDSQLIANNNQTKNSKLFSYTGSYGYSDSLGRELNIDGSYMTYNMDGTGFQPNYYENAKGEVTSSNIYSNTSGTKIKVASGKADYSQKLASGVLSLGAKINYVQANNRLDYYDVFESATVRDTGRTNQFTYHEKVIAGYIDYRIKVLSKLSIAAGLRTEHTQVDGQLNTLTANKVQSVDSQYINFFPNLALAFSLDRNNEIGLIYNKRIDRPAYQDLNPFEFVLDELSYVKGNPFLKPQLSQTVKLSHIYKQMLTTSISYTDTRDYIVRYRDTITAGRTFQTNTNLAHLYTLNLSATFQYSPAPWWDFNYTLSGYRQQVKGRAGQTDMDLSQNTWSASGNNTFRYNKWSLEIIGFYNSRFLDAPALVNSQWTVDAGIQRKILKDAGTLRLSVSDIFNSLEFSLKRDFGGLYYVNRNKWETQQVKIAFSYRFGNQKIKGPSNRDNGLNDQKRRMR from the coding sequence ATGCTCTTATGCATTTTATCCGGAAACCTTTACGCGCAGAATCACCCTCATACAGTAGGTGGAAATGTGAAAGATGAAAATAACCAACCCATTCCTTATGCTAGTGTGGCACTACTAAGCCTGGTGGATTCTTCCATTGTCAAAATGGCTATGGCAGACAGTGCAGGACATTTTTTATTTACAGATGTGGCCAGGGGAAACTATCTGCTTGTAGCCAAGATGATAGGCTATACTGATAATAAAGATACGAAGGTCGCTTACCTGGATGAAAATTCACCACTTATACTGGATAATATCTTATTGGCGCAGGAAAGAAAAACGATTAAGGAGGTGGTCGTAACCAGCCGTAAACCAGTGATTGAGGTAAAGCCTGATCGTACGGTTATCAATGTGGCCGGTACTATTAATGCATCAGGTACATCGGCTTTTGAATTACTGAGGAAATCACCCGGTATAAGGATCATGAATGAGGATGATATACAGATAAATGGGAAAAAAGGCATGCTGGTGTATCTCGACGGTACACTTGTAAACCTGAGTGGAAAGGAATTGTCAGATCTGTTAAAACATATTCAGTCATCCAATGTCGCTACGATTGAAATTATTACCAACCCATCTGCAAAATACGATGCAGCAGGCAATGCAGGTATTATCAGTATTAAAACGAAAAAGGATGTGAACGTCGGGTGGAATGGTACTGTAAGCCTGACAACCAATTTTGGCCGTTATATGCCTAAATATGATGCAGGCGCCAGTTTGAACTATCGTAGTAAGAAAGTGAATGTATATGGGAACTATAATTTTGCGAATAGTAATAACAGAACAAGCCTTGAATATTTAAGACAGCAGGCGGACGTGAATGGTGAAAATACCCATTTCGACCAGTACTTTACCAACCTTGTACATAACAGAATTCACAATTTTAAAGCCGGTGCTGATTTCTTTGCTACAAAGAATAGCCGTTTCAGTCTGATGATGGATGGCAATATTGCAGATTATTCAGCAAATTCAAACAGCACGACCAGCATTTATCATACAGGCAGAGATTTGGATTCTCAACTGATTGCCAATAATAATCAAACAAAAAACAGTAAACTGTTCAGTTATACCGGTAGTTATGGTTATTCCGATTCCCTGGGAAGGGAGCTGAACATTGATGGTAGCTACATGACATATAACATGGATGGAACAGGCTTCCAGCCGAACTATTATGAGAATGCAAAAGGTGAGGTAACAAGCAGTAACATATATAGTAATACAAGTGGTACTAAAATTAAGGTAGCATCCGGTAAAGCTGATTATTCCCAAAAACTCGCCAGTGGCGTATTGAGCCTGGGGGCCAAGATTAACTATGTGCAGGCTAATAACCGGCTTGATTATTATGATGTATTTGAAAGTGCAACCGTTAGAGATACTGGGCGTACTAACCAGTTTACCTATCATGAAAAGGTGATAGCAGGTTATATAGATTATCGGATTAAAGTATTGAGTAAGCTGTCAATTGCGGCAGGTCTGCGTACTGAACACACACAGGTCGATGGCCAGCTGAATACCCTTACAGCCAATAAGGTGCAGTCCGTGGATAGTCAGTATATTAACTTCTTCCCGAATCTGGCATTAGCATTTTCACTGGACCGTAACAATGAAATTGGCCTGATATATAATAAGCGTATAGACCGCCCTGCTTATCAGGATTTAAACCCATTCGAGTTTGTATTGGATGAGCTGTCTTATGTAAAAGGTAACCCGTTCCTGAAGCCGCAATTGTCTCAAACGGTGAAGTTGTCTCATATCTACAAGCAGATGCTGACAACTTCTATAAGCTATACTGATACACGTGATTACATTGTAAGGTATAGAGATACAATCACCGCCGGACGGACTTTTCAAACCAATACAAATTTAGCGCACCTGTATACTCTGAATCTGTCAGCCACTTTCCAGTATTCACCAGCGCCGTGGTGGGACTTCAATTATACCCTGAGCGGATATCGCCAACAGGTAAAGGGCCGCGCAGGTCAGACAGATATGGATTTGTCACAGAATACATGGAGTGCATCAGGTAATAATACTTTCAGATATAATAAATGGAGCCTTGAGATTATTGGATTCTATAATTCACGATTCCTGGATGCACCGGCGCTCGTGAACAGCCAATGGACTGTAGATGCTGGTATACAAAGGAAGATTCTGAAGGATGCAGGTACTTTACGTCTGAGCGTATCTGATATCTTCAATTCGCTGGAGTTCAGCCTGAAACGTGATTTTGGTGGCCTGTATTATGTAAACAGAAATAAGTGGGAAACCCAGCAGGTAAAAATTGCTTTCAGCTACAGATTTGGTAACCAGAAAATAAAAGGTCCAAGTAATCGTGATAATGGACTGAACGATCAGAAAAGACGTATGAGATAA
- a CDS encoding reverse transcriptase domain-containing protein: MDGKSFEDIETREGINTFLNEIRQSLEKRSYLPERNREVSIPKSNGKTKILGIPTIKCRVVQAALKLILEPIFESDFQPGSFGYQPGKKAGDAINRVKEGLPSGKTRVIDLDLKDYFNTIRHHILLREIAKRIGDGEILHLIKLILKAGGKQGVPQVGMLSPLLSNIYLNEIDKMVEHGN; this comes from the coding sequence ATAGATGGCAAAAGTTTTGAAGACATAGAAACCAGGGAAGGAATCAATACTTTCCTCAATGAAATCCGACAGTCCCTTGAAAAGAGGAGTTATTTACCGGAACGCAACCGGGAGGTTTCTATCCCCAAATCGAATGGGAAAACGAAGATCCTAGGTATACCAACTATCAAATGTAGAGTAGTACAAGCTGCACTGAAATTGATATTGGAACCAATTTTCGAATCAGATTTTCAACCTGGTAGTTTCGGCTACCAACCAGGAAAGAAAGCAGGAGATGCCATTAATCGAGTGAAAGAAGGATTACCCAGTGGGAAGACCCGAGTGATTGACCTTGATCTTAAAGATTATTTTAACACAATCCGTCATCATATTTTACTAAGAGAAATAGCAAAACGTATAGGAGACGGGGAAATTTTACATCTAATAAAATTGATCTTGAAGGCAGGAGGAAAACAAGGGGTTCCACAAGTCGGCATGCTATCTCCGTTATTATCCAATATTTATCTCAACGAGATTGACAAAATGGTTGAACATGGAAATTAG